The nucleotide window CAATCTTCGCAAGGAGGAAGAAATAACATGTTATTGACCGGAGCAGAAATTGCGTCGGAAGTCCTGATCGAACAGGGCGTGACGGATATTTTCGGATATCCCGGCGGTGCCGTATTAACATTATATGATGCCGTTTATAAATCGAAGTTTCCGCATATTTTGACACGCCATGAGCAAGGTGCTGTTCATGCGGCCGATGGGTATGCGCGTATCACGGGCAAAGTCGGTGTTTGTTTTGCAACGAGCGGTCCGGGTGCGACGAATTTGATCACGGGTATCGCGACCGCTTATATGGATTCGATTCCTCTTGTATGTATTACAGGTCAGGTCGGTACATCGCTTATCGGTAAGGATTCGTTCCAAGAAGCCGATATGAGCGGTATTACGACACCAATTACTAAACATAATTATCTGGTCAAACGCGTCGAAGATTTGCCGCGTGTGTTGAAGGAAGCGTTCTTCATTGCATCGACAGGTCGTCCCGGTCCTGTCGTTATTGACGTGGCCAAAGATGTGTTTGCGGCAGAACTTGAATATGAATATCCCGAATCGGTAGAACTCAAAGGATATACAGGATTGTTCCTTGGTGATTCTGATGAGATCGAAGCCGCTTCGCAGGCAATGCAGATGGCACGCAAACCTATTATTTTTGTCGGCGGCGGTGTCGTACTTGCCGATATGGCGGATGAGATTCGTTCGTTCGTTAAGAAAACAGGTATCCCTGTCGTTTCCAGTTTGATGGGGATGGGTGTCATGCCGAGCAAAGAGGATTGTTATCTCGGTATGGTCGGTATGCATGGTACATATACGGCGAATATGGCTGTTATGCAGAGCGATCTTTTGATCGGTATCGGTGTGCGTTTCGATGACCGTGTAACAGGTATCGTGGAACAGTTCGCACCGAAAGCGAAGAAGATACATTTTGATGTTGATGCGGCAGAGATCAACAAGAACGTAGTCGTTGATTATCGCGTATGCGGTGATATTCGTCGTACACTTCCGATCTTCTGCAAAAAAGTTCTTCGTATCAAACAGGATTGGCGTTCGCATCTCTTACCGTGGCGTGCGTATCTCGAGAAGATGAAAGAACGCTATCCGTTGACATACGAAGCCAAAGACGGCGAGCTGCTTGCGCAGCACGTGATCGAGATGGTCAGCGATTATGCAAAAGATGATGCGATCATCGTAACTGATGTCGGTCAGCATCAAATGTGGACAGCACAGTTCTATAATTTCCGTCATTCGCGTTCGTTCTTGACGTCGGGCGGTCTTGGTACGATGGGGTATGGCTTGCCTGCCGCACTTGGTGCAAAATTGGCACAACCGCATCGTCAAGTCATTCTGTTTACGGGTGACGGCAGTTTGATGATGAATTGTCAAGAACTTGCGACAGCGGCTGACAATAATATTGATGTGAAGATCATTCTTCTCAACAACGGTGTGCTCGGTATGGTATCGCAATGGCAGCGTATGTTCTACGGTGAACGTTATTCGCAGTCGCAGTTTAAAACGAAGCTCGATTTTATCAAGCTGGCAGATGCAATGGGTATCAGCGGCATACGCGTTACAACGGAGGATGAGTTGGATACGGCGATCCATCGTATGTTTGCAACTGAAGGCGCAGTCTTGATGGAAGTCGTTGTACCGCCGAAAGAAAATGTTCTGCCGATGGTTGCCGCAGGCAAACCGTTGAATGAGATGGTATTGGGGGCAGAAGAATGAAAAAGTATTTGTTAGCACTTTTGGTTGACAACCGTCCGGGGGTATTGACGCACGTATCGGGTCTTATCAGCCGTCGTGCATTCAATATCGAGAGTATTGCCGCAGGTTATACGGAAGAAGAAGACGTTACTCGTATCAATATCGTGGTATCGGTCAACGATGAGTTGGAATTAGATCAAGTCGTCAATCAGCTCAATAAGCTCATTGATATTATCAAGATCGTCAACTTGACGAAATTCGATCCGATCCAACGCGAACTTGTTATGATAAAGGTTAAAGCAAGCCCTGCAACGAGAACGGATATTATGAATATCGTTGAGATTTTCCGTGCGAAGATCGTCGATATCAATCGTGAAACGATGGTCATTGAGTTGACGGGTGAGCAGAGCAAGATCGATGCGCTCTGCAACGTATTGAAAGACCATGAGATCATTGAGATCGCGCGTACAGGTGCGATCGCGTTGTCGCGCGGTCCGATCCCGGCGAAGAGATTGTAATCGGATTTTCGTTTATCGGAAGGTTTGATAATGAAAGAACTTATCACGCGGAACTACGTTCTGCTTTGCATCAGTAACTTTTTACAATTTATCATTCACTTTTTGTTGATAACGGCATTGCCGATCTTCGTCGGAGAAGTATTGGGTGGGTCGGACAGTCAAGTCGGATTGGTGATCGGAATGTATATGATAGGGGCGGTAATGATCCGCCCCTTCATTGGTAGATGGATGGATGTATACGATCAGAAGAAGATACTGGCGATGGTTGCCGTTTCGTTTTTGTTGCCGCTTACGTGC belongs to Selenomonadales bacterium and includes:
- the ilvB gene encoding biosynthetic-type acetolactate synthase large subunit, translating into MLLTGAEIASEVLIEQGVTDIFGYPGGAVLTLYDAVYKSKFPHILTRHEQGAVHAADGYARITGKVGVCFATSGPGATNLITGIATAYMDSIPLVCITGQVGTSLIGKDSFQEADMSGITTPITKHNYLVKRVEDLPRVLKEAFFIASTGRPGPVVIDVAKDVFAAELEYEYPESVELKGYTGLFLGDSDEIEAASQAMQMARKPIIFVGGGVVLADMADEIRSFVKKTGIPVVSSLMGMGVMPSKEDCYLGMVGMHGTYTANMAVMQSDLLIGIGVRFDDRVTGIVEQFAPKAKKIHFDVDAAEINKNVVVDYRVCGDIRRTLPIFCKKVLRIKQDWRSHLLPWRAYLEKMKERYPLTYEAKDGELLAQHVIEMVSDYAKDDAIIVTDVGQHQMWTAQFYNFRHSRSFLTSGGLGTMGYGLPAALGAKLAQPHRQVILFTGDGSLMMNCQELATAADNNIDVKIILLNNGVLGMVSQWQRMFYGERYSQSQFKTKLDFIKLADAMGISGIRVTTEDELDTAIHRMFATEGAVLMEVVVPPKENVLPMVAAGKPLNEMVLGAEE
- the ilvN gene encoding acetolactate synthase small subunit; this translates as MKKYLLALLVDNRPGVLTHVSGLISRRAFNIESIAAGYTEEEDVTRINIVVSVNDELELDQVVNQLNKLIDIIKIVNLTKFDPIQRELVMIKVKASPATRTDIMNIVEIFRAKIVDINRETMVIELTGEQSKIDALCNVLKDHEIIEIARTGAIALSRGPIPAKRL